AATGTAAATAGGCTCATTCTGTCTATTTAAAGCATAAAACAAAAAAAGACGGCACAATGTACCGCCTTCTGCATTTTGTATGGATTTACTTTTCTAAACGGCTACGTGATTTTCTCTCAGCGCGTCGTTCAGTGAAGTTTTAAGATCTGTACTTGGCTTTCTCTTACCAATGATCAATGCGCAAGGAACGTGATAGGTACCGGCAGCGAACTGTTTTGGCAATGTTCCAGGGATAACCACAGAGTCGGCCGGAACAAAACCTTTGTATTCTACTGGCTCGCTTCCTGTTACGTCGATGATCTTGGAACTGCCTGTAATGGTAACGCCAGCCCCTAAAACGGCTCTTTTACCAATGTGAGCGCCTTCTACAACGATGCAGCGTGATCCAATGAATGCGCCATCTTCCACGATCACCGGTGATGCCTGAACTGGTTCCAGCACTCCACCGATCCCTACTCCACCGCTAAGGTGTACATTTTTCCCGATCTGCGCACAGCTTCCCACAGTCGCCCAGGTATCCACCATGGTTCCTTCATCTATATATGCACCAATGTTGACGTACGAAGGCATCAACACAACTCCTTTTGATATATATGCGCCGTATCTTGCTACTGCCGGTGGTACTACCCTAACGCCGAGTTTGTCGTAGCCGGTCTTCAATTTCATTTTATCATGGTATTCAAAGATGCCAACCTCGCTAATTTGCATCTGCTGGATTGGGAAATAAAGAATGATCGCCTTTTTTAGCGCTTCGTTTACCAGCCAGCTACCATCTTCCTGAGGTTCGGCCACCCGGATCCTTCCCTTATCAACTTCTTCTATGATATCCTTAATGTAGTTCTTTGCTGAATCTTCCTTTAAAAGTTCCCGGTTTGTCCAGTAAGATTCTATTTGATCTGCGAAACTCATGTTTAAGTAATTAATTAATGAAATATATTTAACTTGGTTATTATAAGCTAGTTACGTGTTAATTCGAATTTTTTACCTGGTTTAATTACGGTAGTAGAAGCAAGAATACCTGAACGATTTAACTAGTAAATTTTGACAGAGATAGAGTACAAAAAAGCCCCCGCAAGGCAAATATAAGGAAGGATTAGAATATAGCATAAATCATATACAAGAATATAAACTAATTTAATTAGTAAACAAGAACCCAACGATGCCTATACTATTAGTATTTCGCTCCTAAATTACTAAATATTATAGTATTATTATCCAAATGCCTTTGTTGGTCTATTTTTCGCAGGTTTCTTTAAAACCGCCTACATTTTTATTAATATTGCGACTGAAATAACCAATCAATTCAAGATATGTCAAAAGTTAAAGTTGCAATCAATGGATTTGGCCGCATCGGTCGCCTTGTTTACCGTCAGATTTACAACATGGAGGGTATTGATATCGTTGCCATTAATGATCTGACCAGTCCAAAAGTATTAGCACACCTGCTTAAATATGATACTGCACAAGGCCGTTTCGATGCTGACGTTAAATCAACCGACAATTCAGTAGTTGTTAATGGTGAAAATATTGTGATATATGCGCAACGTGACCCAGCTCAAATTCCCTGGGGATCACACGACGTGGATGTAGTTCTGGAATGTACTGGTTTCTTCACCAGCCAGGAATCTGCAAGCGCTCACATCAAAGCCGGCGCGAAAAAAGTAGTAATCTCTGCTCCTGCTACCGGCGATCTTAAAACGATCGTGTTTAATGTAAACCACGATATCCTTGACGGTACTGAAACAATTATCAGCGGGGCGTCTTGTACAACCAACTGCCTAGCTCCTATGGCGCAGGTTTTGGAAGAGCAATTCGGTATCGTAAATGGTTTGATGACGACCATTCACGCTTACACCAACGATCAGAACACACAGGATTCTCCACATCCAAAAGGTGATTTGAGAAGAGCAAGAGCTGCTGCCCAGAACATCGTTCCTAACAGTACTGGTGCTGCAAAAGCAATCGGATTGGTTCTTCCTTCATTGAAAGGAAAACTGGACGGTTCTGCTCAGCGTGTACCAACTCTTACAGGTTCGTTGACTGAACTTACAGTTATTCTTGGTAAAGAAACAAGCGTTGAAGAAATCAATGCTGCCATGAAAGCTGCTGCTAACGAAAGCTACGGCTACACCGAAGATGAAATCGTGAGCAGCGACATCATTGGTATCAGCTACGGCTCACTGTTTGATGCAACTCAAACAAGAGTTCAGAAAGTAGGTGGAACACAGATCGTTAGAACTGTTAGCTGGTACGACAATGAAATGTCATACGTGTCTCAATTGGTAAGAACTGTTTACTATTTCGCTGGCCTTATCGCTAAGTAGTAGTAACCTCAGATACAAAAAACGCCCGTTTGGTCCTATGACGAAACGGGCGTTTTCTTTTACAGCAACATTCTCTTTATAGCAACTGTGCTTTGATGTATTTAATGGTATGCCCCTTCGCCGTGAAGATACTTTCATAATGTGTTTTAACACCGAAATGCTCGTCAAGCAAATGAGACGTATAAAGGTCGTCGGTATGTTCCAAAATCTGAAACCTGCCCGACTGGCTAATGGTTTCCAGACTGTAATCATACAAGAATGTACTGTCAGTTTTAAGACAAAACAAACCGTCCTTGTGCAGATAATGCGCATATCTGTTCAAAAAATCAGGATTAGTCAGCCGTTTGTTCTCATCCCGGTCGCGAACCTGAGGATCAGGATGAATGAGCCAAATTTCACTCAGCTCATCTTTATCAAAAAACTCGTTTGAATACTGAATACCTGCCCTCAAAAAAGCGACATTCCGGAGGTTTTGTTCCGTGGCCATGAAGCTCCCCCTGGCAATCCGATCACCTTTAATGTCCATTCCAATGAAGTTCTTATCTGGAAAAACCTTGCCTAATCCCACCGTATACTCCCCCTTTCCACACGCCAGCTCTACTACAATTGGGTTTTCGTTATTAAAGTACAACTTGTTCCATTGCCCTTTTACTTCTGTATACAGGCTCTTTCCCGCCTCGATCACGTTATCCGCCTTCGCACTGAATTCGTAATGATGTAATTTCTTTCTTGCCATTCTTAATCTAAAAATATCACTTATAGTTGTTCGAGATCCGCTACCACAAAGGTACTGCCGCCAACGTAAATGGCATCCTCAGCTACTGAATCTTTAATTGCTTGCTTCAAGGCTGCATTCACATCGGGATAACGTTCACCCTTCAAACCGTGTTTCAAAGCCATAGCCTGCAAATCTCCGGCAGTTAATGCCCTCATATTTGATGGTTCGCAAAAGTAATAGTCAGCATTGGCTGGGAATAACCCGAGCATGGTGGTAATGTCCTTATCTCCAACGAAACCAATCACAAAACGCCGGCGTCCCGCCGCAATACCTGCAAACTGGTTGATCGTCTCAGTCAGGCCCGCGGTATTGTGGGCGGTATCACAATAAATCAAAGGATTGGTACCAAGCTGCTGCCACCTGCCTTTGAGTCCAGTCAGTTTGATCACCGATTCCAATGCAGTCTCAACCGCATAATCTTCGATCTTCCAGCCTTTCGAATTTAAGACATCAACCGTCGCCAGCACTCCCGCCAGATTATGTACCTGATATGAACCGGTAAGGTCTAAACGTAAGTCTTTGCCTGGCGCTGAGCCACTTGCCTCATTGACGTGCAAAAGTAGCTTTGCTGCTTCTGTGCCCGCTTTTTGTATGTTAAATTTCTCCGAACCGAAAACAATTGGCGCATGCAGCTGCTCAGCGGTATCGATAATCACATCACTAATTTCCTCATTCTGATATTCGCTGACAACTACTGGTACCTCCGGCTTAATAATGCCTGCCTTTTCAGAAGCTATTTTTGCCAGCGTATCCCCCAGAAACTGTGTATGGTCCAGGCTGATATTGGTGATGACCGACACAACAGGCGTGATTATATTAGTCGAATCCAGTCTGCCTCCCATACCCACTTCAATCACCGCTACATCCACATTGGCTTCCAAAAAGTACGAAAATGCCATTGCAACGGTTACTTCGAAGAAAGAAGGATTTAATCTATCAATGTTAGATCTCTGACCGTTGGTAAATTTTACTATGAATTCTTCATCCACGCAGCCACCGTCAACACGTATTCTTTCTCTAAAGTCCTTTAAATGAGGTGATGTATACAATCCTACCCGATAGCCAGCTTGTTGGAGAATCGCGGCCAGCATGTGGGAGGTACTTCCTTTCCCGTTTGTACCGGCTACGTGGATCGTTGGATACTTAGTTTGGGGGTCTCCAAGCGATTTACACAGCTCCCTCGTAGTATGAAGGCCCGGCTTGAAAGCACGGGCCCCTATATTCTGAAAAACAGGTAATCTGCTGTACAGGTAATCCAATGTTTCCTGATAGTTCATTCTTAACTTATCGAGAGCGTATTTTGAATGTGATCGTTCCTACCGATTCGTCAGGAACGTTGGAGGACTTTGAGACAAATGTAAGATCTCTCACAGCCGTCTTATACTTGTTCACGACGGCATAGTCGGTCACGGTTGTACTTTGTGTTACGATACTTTTGACGCGACCGTTTCTATCCACAGTGATTTTGAATGTAATATCGCCGGTAGCGTCGGAATTGTCGTCTACAACGGGTCTTCTTGACCAGCTCCATCCCGATAGGTTCAATCCTACCGCCGTCCCCCCGCCGCCGCCTTCTCCCTTATACGTCTTGGCATAAAGGCTTCCGCTTTTGGAACCCTTATCGCCTACTCCTTCTGCATCATCCCCATTATTGTTGCCTCCGATACCGCTTTTTGTGCCCGTAGTACCATTGCTTCCCGACTTGCTTCCGGAAGACTTGGTAAACAATGCGTCTTTATTAACAGCTTTTTCAGGTGCAGGCTTGCTTACGGGTGCCGAAGCACTTTCTACACCTGTTGACTTTTTAACATCAGTCTTTTCAGGTGCTTCAACCGGACTTTCCGCTTTGGTAGTGATTACCGGTTTCTCGGCAACAGTCTTGGTTGGCTTTGGGGACTCTATTTTAGGCGGTGTGGGAGGAGTAGGTTTAGGTGTCGCTATAGACTTCACTTTCTTTACTTCGTCCGCGTCAGCCTTCATATTCTCGGCTACCTTGCTATTGTTTGGCTTATTGAACGTCTGCACATCGCCTTTGCCCACCTTGCTTGTACCATAGTTCACTTCCACGAACAGCTCCATGGGCGCTACCTTTGGCAATGAACTGTTCAAACGGATAAAGAAGAACAGCCCAAGCATGGCAATGGTAATTCCGAAGGACATTGCCCAGGATACGGCGATTCTCTGACGGTCTTCTGCCTCTAATTCGATCATTATTTCAGCGTTAATTTCCCTTCGAAAACGTAAAATTAAAAAAAATCGTATATAACAAAAAGAGGAAGCATTGTGCCTCCTCTTCGTTTATGCTGTGTTTTGACTATCTCTTTTTAAATACCCACCCAGCTTCTCCGATCACCGATTTCAGCTTGGCGGAAGCGCGATAGGCATCTGTCTCATTTTCAAATCCGTCGATCGCAACTTTTACTTTCGTGCTGAACTTGTCGCCGGGTAAGATCAATGCTTCTGTAAATCCCTTGGCCTGTAATTCTGCCAGAAGAATTTTCGCCTGCTTCGAACCTTTGAATGCACCTGCGATCACATAGAAATTAGCCGTTGCAGGCTCAGCAGGTGTTACTGCTGGCACATTTACCGGCGGAAGTGCTTCTGAAACCGTAGTGGCTGCCGAATCCTTAGTTACCAATGCAGCGTCATTTATCGATGAATCTGAAACGATTGGTAATGTCTCTGTACTTGCCTCAGGGAGAATGATCGCCTCAGCTTTCTCTATTTCCTTCTTAGGTTCTTCCTTTTCAGTTTTAAAGCTGCTGAACAGTTCCGTGAA
The genomic region above belongs to Dyadobacter pollutisoli and contains:
- the gap gene encoding type I glyceraldehyde-3-phosphate dehydrogenase, with translation MSKVKVAINGFGRIGRLVYRQIYNMEGIDIVAINDLTSPKVLAHLLKYDTAQGRFDADVKSTDNSVVVNGENIVIYAQRDPAQIPWGSHDVDVVLECTGFFTSQESASAHIKAGAKKVVISAPATGDLKTIVFNVNHDILDGTETIISGASCTTNCLAPMAQVLEEQFGIVNGLMTTIHAYTNDQNTQDSPHPKGDLRRARAAAQNIVPNSTGAAKAIGLVLPSLKGKLDGSAQRVPTLTGSLTELTVILGKETSVEEINAAMKAAANESYGYTEDEIVSSDIIGISYGSLFDATQTRVQKVGGTQIVRTVSWYDNEMSYVSQLVRTVYYFAGLIAK
- a CDS encoding bifunctional folylpolyglutamate synthase/dihydrofolate synthase is translated as MNYQETLDYLYSRLPVFQNIGARAFKPGLHTTRELCKSLGDPQTKYPTIHVAGTNGKGSTSHMLAAILQQAGYRVGLYTSPHLKDFRERIRVDGGCVDEEFIVKFTNGQRSNIDRLNPSFFEVTVAMAFSYFLEANVDVAVIEVGMGGRLDSTNIITPVVSVITNISLDHTQFLGDTLAKIASEKAGIIKPEVPVVVSEYQNEEISDVIIDTAEQLHAPIVFGSEKFNIQKAGTEAAKLLLHVNEASGSAPGKDLRLDLTGSYQVHNLAGVLATVDVLNSKGWKIEDYAVETALESVIKLTGLKGRWQQLGTNPLIYCDTAHNTAGLTETINQFAGIAAGRRRFVIGFVGDKDITTMLGLFPANADYYFCEPSNMRALTAGDLQAMALKHGLKGERYPDVNAALKQAIKDSVAEDAIYVGGSTFVVADLEQL
- a CDS encoding 2,3,4,5-tetrahydropyridine-2,6-dicarboxylate N-succinyltransferase; the encoded protein is MSFADQIESYWTNRELLKEDSAKNYIKDIIEEVDKGRIRVAEPQEDGSWLVNEALKKAIILYFPIQQMQISEVGIFEYHDKMKLKTGYDKLGVRVVPPAVARYGAYISKGVVLMPSYVNIGAYIDEGTMVDTWATVGSCAQIGKNVHLSGGVGIGGVLEPVQASPVIVEDGAFIGSRCIVVEGAHIGKRAVLGAGVTITGSSKIIDVTGSEPVEYKGFVPADSVVIPGTLPKQFAAGTYHVPCALIIGKRKPSTDLKTSLNDALRENHVAV
- the trmB gene encoding tRNA (guanosine(46)-N7)-methyltransferase TrmB, which translates into the protein MARKKLHHYEFSAKADNVIEAGKSLYTEVKGQWNKLYFNNENPIVVELACGKGEYTVGLGKVFPDKNFIGMDIKGDRIARGSFMATEQNLRNVAFLRAGIQYSNEFFDKDELSEIWLIHPDPQVRDRDENKRLTNPDFLNRYAHYLHKDGLFCLKTDSTFLYDYSLETISQSGRFQILEHTDDLYTSHLLDEHFGVKTHYESIFTAKGHTIKYIKAQLL